A genome region from Corvus hawaiiensis isolate bCorHaw1 chromosome 4, bCorHaw1.pri.cur, whole genome shotgun sequence includes the following:
- the SLC13A1 gene encoding solute carrier family 13 member 1, translating to MKILSYLLVYRRFLLIVLTPLLLLPLPLIIKTKEAECAYTLFVVAIFWLTEALPLAVSALLPAFMFPLFGIMGSKQVASAYFKDFHLLLIGVICLATSIEKWNLHKRVALKMVMLVGVNPAWLMLGFMVSCAFLSMWLSNTSAAAMVMPIVEAVAQQIIRAEAEADELELSCSNGSINPALELDENIGEYDNPDWKEKEKQANGYNNSVGSTVSTVEKENEKGKEQNLPPAEAERKSKKDKYSGIFKVMCLCVAYSATIGGLTTITGTSTNLIFTEHFNSRYPDCQCINFGSWFILSIPITVIILLLSWVWLQWLFLGFDFKNMFKCGKKKTAREEASSRVILQEYKKLGPISYPETVTLVLFILMTLLWFSRDPGFIPGWSSLFPKYKGYITDSTAALVIGLLFFIIPAKTLSRTSNGKNTVFGYMPLITWKEFQSCMPWEIAILVGGGFALADGCEVSKLSEWVASKLTPLGSLPLWLVILISCLIVTSVTEVASNPATITIFLPILSPLAEAIHVNPLFILIPATLCTSFAFLLPVANPANAIVFSYGHLNIMDMVKAGLGINIIGVAVVMLAIMTWIVPIFDLYTYPSWAPNIPSTNGTGL from the exons ATGAAGATTCTTAGCTACCTCCTGGTTTACCGAAGGTTCCTGCTCATTGTCCTCACCCCACTGCTTTTACTTCCACTTCCACTTATCATCAAAACCAAA GAAGCAGAATGTGCATACACATTGTTTGTAGTTGCCATCTTTTGGCTCACAGAAGCTTTGCCACTGGCTGTTTCGGCTTTGCTCCCTGCCTTTATGTTCCCGTTGTTTGGTATAATGGGATCCAAGCAG gtAGCATCTGCTTATTTTAAAGACTTTCATCTGCTGCTAATTGGAGTAATTTGTTTGGCAACGTCAATAGAAAAATGGAATCTCCACAAAAGAGTGGCTTTAAAAATGGTGATGCTGGTGGGTGTCAACCCTGCATG GCTTATGCTGGGTTTCATGGTTAGCTGTGCTTTCTTGTCAATGTGGCTCAGCaacacttctgctgctgccatggtgATGCCAATTGTAGAAGCTGTAGCTCAGCAGATCATCAGAGCTGAAGCAGAAGCTGATGagctggagctgtcctgctctaATGGCtccatcaacccagcactggAGCTGGACG AAAATATAGGAGAATATGATAACCCAgactggaaagagaaagaaaaacaagctaATGG atATAACAACAGTGTGGGTAGTACTGTAAGCACggttgaaaaggaaaatgaaaaaggaaaggaacag AACCTACCACCTgctgaagcagagagaaaaagcaaaaaggacaAATACAGTGGGATTTTCAAAGTGATGTGTTTATGTGTTGCTTATTCTGCTACCATTGGAGGACTGACCACAATCACAGGAACATCAACTAATCTGATTTTTACTGAGCACTTCAATTC aCGTTACCCAGATTGCCAGTGCATCAATTTTGGATCCTGGTTTATCCTTTCCATCCCCATCACAGTTATTATTCTACTCCTCTCCTGGGTTTGGCTCCAGTGGCTTTTCCTTGGGTTTGA ttttaaaaatatgttcaagTGTGGCAAGAAGAAAACAGCTAGAGAAGAGGCCTCATCACGGGTGATTCTACAGGAGTACAAGAAACTTGGACCAATTAG CTACCCAGAAACTGTTACACTTGTCCTGTTCATTCTAATGACCCTTCTGTGGTTCAGCAGAGATCCTGGCTTCATCCCAGGATGGTCTTCACTTTTCCCAAA GTATAAAGGCTATATTACGGATTCAACAGCTGCCTTAGTGATAGGCCTCCTGTTCTTTATTATTCCAGCAAAAACATTGTCTAGGACgtcaaatggaaaaaaca ctgTTTTTGGTTACATGCCACTGATTACTTGGAAGGAATTTCAGTCATGCATGCCCTGGGAAATAGCTATTCTTGTTGGTGGCGGGTTTGCGCTGGCAGACGGCTGCGAG GTTTCAAAACTTTCTGAGTGGGTAGCAAGTAAATTGACCCCTCTAGGATCATTACCCTTGTGGCTGGTTATCCTGATATCCTGCCTTATTGTCACTTCAGTAACAGAAGTTGCCAGCAATCCAGCTACCATTACAATCTTTTTGCCCATACTGTCTCCTTTG GCCGAAGCCATTCATGTGAACCCACTTTTCATTTTGATACCTGCTACCTTGTGTACTTCCTTTGCATTCCTGCTTCCTGTAGCAAACCCAGCCAATGCCATTGTATTTTCATATGGTCATTTAAATATTATGGACATG gtGAAAGCTGGCTTGGGCATTAACATCATCGGAGTTGCTGTAGTTATGCTTGCAATCATGACATGGATTGTGCCTATATTTGATCTCTATACTTACCCAAGTTGGGCACCCAACATTCCATCTACAAATGGCACTgggctgtaa